A DNA window from Porphyromonas gingivalis ATCC 33277 contains the following coding sequences:
- a CDS encoding THUMP domain-containing class I SAM-dependent RNA methyltransferase, which yields MNNDLQFAMVAKTLYGLEDVLATELTALEAEEVTVGRRMVSFRGDKRMLYLANLRLRTALRILKPVITFHAKTTDEIYERLRLFDWTTVISSDQTFSIDSVVYSDSFKNSQYISYRTKDALVDFFRDREGKRPSVRLSNPDILLNIHVSHEEVTLSLDSSGESLHKRGYRVAETTAPLNEVLAAGILLKAGWDGNTDLIDPMCGSGTFLIEAALIACNIAPGIYRRGFAFQRWADFDPDLYDELFHDDSAERVFDHIIYGSDILPQAVAAARSNVERAGLGRYISLSVLPMQQRPKPESKAMLVMNPPYGERIKVEDMQQLYTMIGERLKHNYAGCSAWILAFKPEHFNHIGLRQSHREKLMNGALECELRGYELFEGRRDSFAERKSRRAEGEQGVGRRIDRRDVSAGREKRSNSMDRENKPPYRSPRPDKPFRTSDNRKKEHNDEQQRETRWPNDRFRSSDESERGPRKSSSKRIQVIRNDE from the coding sequence ATGAATAACGATCTCCAATTTGCTATGGTAGCTAAGACCCTTTATGGGTTGGAGGATGTCTTGGCTACCGAACTAACAGCCTTGGAAGCTGAGGAGGTAACCGTCGGTCGGCGTATGGTCAGTTTTCGAGGAGATAAGAGGATGCTCTATCTTGCTAATCTCCGGTTGCGTACAGCACTGCGCATATTGAAACCTGTAATAACTTTCCATGCGAAGACGACAGATGAAATTTATGAAAGGCTCAGACTTTTCGATTGGACGACCGTTATCTCATCGGATCAAACTTTCTCCATTGATTCCGTCGTTTATTCCGATTCGTTCAAGAACAGTCAGTATATAAGTTATCGTACCAAAGATGCTTTGGTGGATTTCTTCCGTGATCGTGAGGGCAAACGTCCCTCTGTCCGGCTCTCCAATCCCGATATTCTACTGAACATACATGTGTCGCACGAGGAAGTAACCCTGTCGCTCGATAGTTCGGGCGAGAGTCTGCACAAGCGAGGCTATCGTGTGGCCGAAACGACTGCTCCTCTAAATGAGGTGTTGGCTGCCGGTATCTTGCTCAAAGCCGGTTGGGACGGTAATACGGATTTGATCGATCCTATGTGTGGATCCGGAACGTTCCTGATCGAAGCTGCCCTGATTGCATGCAATATTGCTCCCGGTATCTATAGGCGAGGCTTTGCTTTCCAGCGGTGGGCGGATTTCGATCCCGATCTATATGATGAGTTGTTCCATGATGACAGCGCGGAACGGGTATTCGATCATATCATCTACGGTTCCGATATTTTGCCACAGGCCGTGGCTGCGGCCAGAAGTAACGTGGAGCGAGCCGGTCTTGGCAGGTATATCTCTCTGAGTGTCCTTCCCATGCAGCAGCGTCCGAAGCCTGAATCCAAGGCCATGCTGGTGATGAATCCTCCCTATGGAGAACGTATCAAAGTGGAGGACATGCAGCAGTTGTATACCATGATCGGAGAGCGACTCAAGCATAATTATGCAGGTTGCTCTGCATGGATTCTGGCTTTCAAGCCGGAGCATTTCAATCATATCGGCCTTCGTCAGTCCCATCGAGAAAAGTTGATGAATGGAGCTTTGGAATGTGAGTTGCGAGGTTATGAACTCTTTGAGGGACGACGCGATTCATTTGCCGAAAGAAAAAGTCGTCGAGCCGAAGGAGAACAAGGCGTAGGACGGAGAATCGACCGTCGTGACGTTTCTGCCGGAAGGGAAAAACGCTCCAACTCCATGGATCGAGAAAATAAACCTCCTTATCGTTCTCCTCGTCCTGATAAGCCTTTCAGAACTTCCGAT